TCTTCTGGAGTGAGACGGTAGTGGTGCAAGGTGTGGAGCGCAGCGTTCCTCTCCTGCTCCTCATCTTCTTCATCTCTATAGTGGACTGCACCTCTTCGGTGACCTTCCTTCCCTTCATGATGCAGCTCAAGGCGGAGTATCTCATGACTTACTATGTAGGAGAAGGCCTGAGTGGTCTTGTCCCAGCTTTAGTGGCGATGGTTCAAGGTGTAGGTGTTGTGGAATGTGTCAATGCATCTCAAATCCTCAAATCCAATGAAACACATCTTAACGGATCTGAAAGAGACACTAACTACCTTGTGGCTCACTACCAACCAGCTAACTTTTCAGTTGAAGCCTATTTTTTCTTTCTGATGGCTATGATGGTGGTTTGTTTGGTGGCGTTCATACTTTTGAACTACCATCCAGCTGTTGCACGTGAGCGTCCCAATAACATAAATGGAAATGGAGATCCCGTCTTGCGTTGGAAAAACAAGAAATCTGAACAGAAACCAATGATGCATCCTGGAAAGGCCATTCAGAAGCCCAGGAGCATGTTTGGGACAGGGACGCACACATGGATGGAAGTGATATACATCTACATTATCCTGGCATGGGTGACCGCTCTGACTAATACCGGTTTGCCGTCAGTGCAGTCGTACTCATGTTTACCATATGGAAACCAGGCCTATCACTGGTCAGCTACTATGGCGAATGTTGCCAATCCTATAGCTTGTTTCATCAGCATGTTTTATACTCAAAGGTGAGTAACATCATTAGCAATAGTGATTTTATGGACAATAACTGAATTCATAGTGAAATAAGTGAAAAATAACTTTGGGTTTTTTACAGCTACTTACCAGTCAAATAATTTATGTGGACATGAAATAGACAATATAGACaataaaaagatagatagatagatagataaaagtgatagtaaatacttttacttaaacaaaagtcatttataataaattattttcttttgaacGTAGTGTTCAATGAATCCTGGCCAACTGAGCACCAAATGAGCATTTTAAAAGGACCATGTGAGACAGAAAAttctgctgaatattcagctttgccatcgcaaaaattaattacattaaaacaatgtaaaacatttatatattttaactaaatgagcacattttgcaaataaactttgatgttggcttgagaaagcataatctgaaagtttaaaatgttaaattaaaacattcttaACTTACCACTCAACAGTTTGTTGCATTCTGAACAGGTCCTTGGTGTTGATGGGAGTCCTCACTTCTATCGGCTCTTTTATTGGAGTTTACATTATGGGCATGGCTGTGTTGAGTCCGTGTCCACTGCTAGTCAATGAGACCTCTGGAGCCGTCATTATTGTGAGTACTTGAGACCAGTTTTTGTTAATTCCTAATGTAAGAAGCATGTTTTGCTTAATCtatgttacaatttatttttgtttattcacaCTGAGTAATCCTGTGTTTTCAGGTGCTGGCGTGGTTCTTTTTTATCTTCATCCTATCTTACGTAAAGGTGATTGTTGCTGTCATCTTGCGAGATGAAGGCCACAGCGCTCTTGTGTGGTGTGGAGCTGTAGTGCAGTTGGGCTCAATGTTGGGGGCGGTGACTATGTTTCCTTTGGTCAATGTATATGACTTTTTCACCTCAGGTGACCCATGTAACACTAATTGTCTATGAGATATGGGTtctgtaaataatattaaaattaattctaatattattactattaattctTAATCGTGgatcatatgtaaaatataattattcaatatattgttttatatgaatCATTCTGTATACAATGCAGATGTTTTACTACACATattaacatagtttttttttaagtgttttatgcTTATTCCCTGATTTGGTATGATTCCCTGATATGCTGATCCCCCCTTTATTTGCTTTCTTGtccatttaattgtttttaacatcCTTAACCATGACTCGATCGGAGTATGTTCAATCCCAGAGTTGCCGGAATCGTCCACTAGGAGGCGGTAACGCTCTACAGTGAATTGAGATTGGTTCTTACACAGGAGAAGTTTTACTAGCTGACCTCAAACTACCATTTGGttgggggatggggggggggggtagcaaTGCATAAGTAACACATGCATTGGATTTTCTACTATGGGTAATAAGCAGGAAGGTTTCATTCGTCCCCTTAACAATGGTCTAAAATGAtctaaaatgtttatattgaGTAATTCATCAGAAACATTTGCTTGAGTTACCTTTAGAACAATTGCTTAGTTgttagaaaaaaatagaaaagacaacatcaaaaaagagaaaacacaagatcacttatttagttttctttccttaaaaaaatattgttaattattctacatgattatttgaatgtataaacaGCTttagtttctgaaaaaaaaaaaaaaaaacctggacaccAAGCTTATGTTTTTGTAATCATCTCACCAGAAGAAGACTAAGAAGAAACAGCCTTTGCAGGGTGGTCTTTGATATTGACTTTGAAAACGAGGGTCATAAAGTTAGAAAATTTAATTATGCTAGGACAATGAATTGGGTAGATAGGGTATTAAAGATCTGCAgtgttatagatttattttatttaaatttcaagaAGATTCATAGTCTTAAGTATCCTCTGCAACTGCTGATATTCTAATAAACGACTACAGATGAAAACAGTCTGGACAGAACATCCACCATCATGCTTTGATCCAGCGATCACATTATCAAGGGAGAGAGGATAATGGGAGGACGACAGTTATTTGCATTAGGATGTGGAGGGAGTTCAGACTCACAGCTCTTCACTC
The Carassius auratus strain Wakin chromosome 38, ASM336829v1, whole genome shotgun sequence genome window above contains:
- the slc52a3-2a gene encoding riboflavin transporter 2, whose translation is MAMSILTHVLAGLFGMGSWVTICGLWVELPLIVPQVPEGWYLPSYISIIVQLANIGPLFVTIMHRFRPGVLNETAVIYFIVGFGILVSLFLAFFWSETVVVQGVERSVPLLLLIFFISIVDCTSSVTFLPFMMQLKAEYLMTYYVGEGLSGLVPALVAMVQGVGVVECVNASQILKSNETHLNGSERDTNYLVAHYQPANFSVEAYFFFLMAMMVVCLVAFILLNYHPAVARERPNNINGNGDPVLRWKNKKSEQKPMMHPGKAIQKPRSMFGTGTHTWMEVIYIYIILAWVTALTNTGLPSVQSYSCLPYGNQAYHWSATMANVANPIACFISMFYTQRSLVLMGVLTSIGSFIGVYIMGMAVLSPCPLLVNETSGAVIIVLAWFFFIFILSYVKVIVAVILRDEGHSALVWCGAVVQLGSMLGAVTMFPLVNVYDFFTSGDPCNTNCL